A single window of Cheilinus undulatus linkage group 12, ASM1832078v1, whole genome shotgun sequence DNA harbors:
- the si:ch211-114c12.2 gene encoding serine/arginine repetitive matrix protein 1, with protein MVRPHFGPPRLKPRYNEDDHDIGPNDGNYNSNTKSRRDGQGYRGSWRESRGRGRPPIVGRAPLMGEQREPRFNNWRSQNQDSYQSYSPRMEPHHSQRRPSPSRPNRSPHAPHQSASRGPAQGSSGQRGSTYHGHPSGHRSPSPRHYRNHPADRRPGPASTFQGSFRGHKRQSGFPHQEQRSREPRGDYSPRERPHEYPGHGMKRWNEAGAFSHPRNGEHGPSGSHRSPREMHGRGSCPERWSSEQESRRQRGPMERQGSRSHSRERAQDGPHPSSFRSPSWKGGPPSSSYHRSPQERQMAGPRKRRISDISMPTSNPSMEHGNPKYPRRERPQLLSIPRPFGGKPLSLREKSYLIKSRQSLMRLRLPPHVRPRPRPGDPASQGSVNSLFALRKKRFQSNAVPLRKLEPRRAKPQSSPKEESSASKSSRDSDASKEQVESRRSLNTHRSSPIEKRDLVVLSHWPPGPSSSKDGSPPKSRSPDPKDDSPDGRLTKSSETSDSVERKRGYLDKRVFRPFNSMQDSGRRGRPFRRPGPGPMQRPKFPGGPRKTGPELSGNIRRPLMESFVPRPFPNQRPVFRKSHTIMSKYRNMRIMRQRAPYNRGPNQQRW; from the exons CCAAAAGTAGAAGAGATGGCCAGGGCTACCGAGGAAGCTGGAGGGAATCCAGAGGCAGAGGACGCCCCCCAATTGTTGGAAGAGCCCCCCTGATGGGAGAGCAAAGAGAACCACGTTTCAATAATTGGAGGTCCCAGAATCAGGATTCTTATCAATCTTACTCTCCCAGAATGGAACCACATCACAGCCAGAGGAGGCCTTCGCCCTCCAGGCCGAACCGCTCCCCTCATGCCCCGCATCAGTCAGCCTCTCGTGGTCCTGCACAGGGATCTTCTGGTCAGAGAGGCTCAACTTACCATGGCCACCCCTCAGGTCACAGATCCCCCTCTCCGAGACATTATCGCAACCACCCAGCTGACAGGAGGCCAGGGCCTGCGTCTACCTTTCAGGGGTCTTTCAGGGGCCACAAAAGGCAGTCAGGTTTCCCCCATCAGGAGCAGCGGAGTCGAGAACCTCGTGGAGATTACAGTCCCAGAGAAAGACCTCATGAGTACCCAGGTCATGGCATGAAGCGCTGGAATGAGGCTGGAGCTTTCTCTCATCCACGCAATGGAGAACACGGGCCCTCTGGGTCACATAGGAGTCCCAGGGAGATGCATGGCAGGGGCTCATGTCCAGAGAG GTGGTCATCTGAGCAAGAGTCCAGGAGGCAACGTGGTCCAATGGAGAGGCAGGGAAGCCGGTCCCACAGCAGAGAACGGGCACAGGATGGCCCTCACCCATCCTCTTTTAGATCCCCCTCATGGAAAGGAGGCCCACCATCATCCTCCTACCACAGGAGCCCTCAGGAGAGGCAAATGGCAGGACCTCGCAAGAGGAGAATATCTGATATCAGCATGCCCACCTCAAACCCATCAATGGAGCATGGCAATCCAAAATATCCCCGCAGAGAGAGACCACAGCTGCTCAGTATTCCCAGGCCATTTGGTGGTAAACCATTGTCTCTTCGGGAGAAAAGTTACCTGATTAAGAGCAGGCAGTCTCTAATGAGGCTCAGACTTCCTCCACATGTGAGACCGAGGCCTCGCCCTGGTGACCCTGCTTCACAGGGGAGTGTGAACTCTCTTTTTGCCCTCAGAAAGAAACGTTTCCAGTCAAATGCAGTTCCCCTGAGAAAGCTTGAACCAAGGAGGGCAAAACCACAGTCATCCCCCAAAGAAGAGAGCAGTGCCAGCAAGTCGTCAAGAGACTCTGATGCAAGCAAAGAACAGGTGGAGTCTCGTCGGTCCTTGAACACTCACAG ATCTTCTCCTATTGAGAAACGTGACCTTGTTGTTTTGTCTCACTGGCCGCCGGGGCCGAGCTCCTCAAAGGACGGCTCGCCTCCAAAATCTCGCAGCCCAGATCCAAAGGATG ACTCTCCTGATGGCCGACTCACCAAGTCTAGTGAAACAAGTGACTCAGTGGAACGTAAACGAGGCTATTTGGACAAGAGGGTGTTTAG ACCATTTAATTCAATGCAGGACAGCGGGCGGCGTGGTAGGCCCTTCAGGAGGCCAGGGCCAGGACCCATGCAA AGACCGAAGTTTCCTGGTGGTCCAAGGAAGACTGGTCCTGAACTATCTGGAAATATCAGAAGACCTCTCATG GAGAGCTTTGTGCCACGTCCCTTCCCAAACCAGAGGCCGGTGTTCAGAAAAAGCCACACAATCATGTCCAAGTATCGCAACATGAGAATAATGCGTCAGCGTGCACCTTACAACCGAGGGCCAAACCAACAGCGATGGTAA
- the si:dkey-71d15.2 gene encoding SH3 domain-containing kinase-binding protein 1, which yields MGSYSSALIPDTEEFESIVSIAEKLNERVAYGTDERLQSELQTLVTLMMEEESKESKNHEPDSATLQENSQETSPEGCALPAAAAKSEPRQSFSSLLPKALSAVLNTKVTQSLNSNPQPSRDAGKPTSPNLEQLQTELRDLRDQFDQMKSQHNKEIKLLMNELDEEKRIRLTLQMEIQRLKKHMSK from the exons ATGGGCAGCTATAGCTCAGCCCTCATTCCCG ACACAGAGGAGTTTGAATCGATCGTGTCGATCGCAGAGAAGCTGAACGAGCGGGTCGCTTATGGTACAGATGAGAGGTTACAGTCAGAGCTTCAGACCCTG GTGACACTCATGATGGAGGAAGAGAGCAAAGAGAGCAAAAACCACGAGCCAGACTCTGCAACACTTCAAGAAAACTCTCAGGAAACAAGTCCAGAAGGATGTGCCCTGCCT GCAGCAGCAGCCAAAAGTGAGCCCAGACAGTcgttctcctctctgctgccgaaGGCTCTCTCAGCTGTCTTAAACACAAAGGTGACCCAGAGCCTCAACTCTAATCCCCAGCCCAGCAGAGATGCAGGAAAACCCACATCCCCAAACCTGGAGCAGCTGCAGACGGAGCTGAGAGACCTGAGGGACCAGTTTGACCAGATGAAGAGTCAGCATAA CAAAGAAATCAAACTGCTGATGAACGAGCTGGATGAGGAGAAAAGGATCC